CCACAGACGTGTCCTCGACATCCTCCAGTGGACAGACATCGTCTCGGGGGTTTGTCGTTCTTTCTGCGTCTGACTCTGAGACCGCGGAGGTGTGAGAAGTGCCTGACGCCTGGGACATCTACCTTTCGAAGCGAGACGAGTGTTTTCCACGGGTTTGTATGCACGCCTTCTCACTCCTGCAAACGGAGGATGGGGGACGACTTCGGGTGACGGGGTGGATGGAGAAACTCCAGTCAGCGCTAGCAACTCCACAGGCGTTGTCTTATCGTTTACCAGCCATTTATCATGCTGACGTAACAAGCATGTGACGCCCTGTGAGTGTTACATCACGACTGGCAGAGTAATGAATGCCATTACACTTGACTGTAGTGCAGTGCACTGAGCGCTGCTCACAGCAGTATTTGAACTTAACTAACTTTCAATTAGTATTTTGATCTTCAGTGTTCGATACTGAGACTAAACTTGTGAGAATAGGGTGTTATACAcgaagtgggtttttttttttttttaagcaccaAGAAAATTCGTGATAGAGATATAAAATAGGATATCGAAGACGATGGAAAAGGATGACGATACATTCTTGTGTTTCTGCGATTAGGATCTAAGGGGTTTGGCAAGGCGAATTTGTTCATGTTGAATTCAAGCAGTGTCATCGTGCATTTGCACGGCAAGGCGATTTCGCTCATGTGGAACTCAGTATTGGCATGGACTGGCATGCGCTGGCAAGGTACACGTAACTGGGTTTGTGTGATGATGTGAATTGGTGCGATGTATGTGGAATTAGTCCAGCATACAGAGCCCGGTTGCCAAATTTTGCTTGTCTTCGAGGTATATAGGAAAATAAACCAAGGAATAAGGCCCAGGTgagtacaagataaacaaacaaaaatccgattaaataaatataaaacatgtaaaacaagAACCCATAAAACTGCAGAGGGTGTGGTTAATTTGCAGATACATCGGGTGGAGAAAGAGTTTCGTgtgaagaggaggagaaagttGGTGGGATCTCTGAAAAACGCGAAGAGAATGGTCACAAATCACACGGGAATTATGTAAGAAATCTAGACTAATTTACAGTAAATTGCGAAAGTAAGCAATCGTGCTTTTGCTACAGCAGGTTCGAGTGTGACACACCCGCCTAAGCACTCGGATAGAGAGGTTCATGCTGTCGGAGAATCTTAGAAAGTGGATGCCCAAGCGGTTAGAGAAGTAGCATGTAGACACCGAAGCGTACAGGTTCGATGCCCTTCTTGCTAGCTGTTAGCAAGGCGAGATAGAAGTCACaaataaactaacaaacaaaaacctagGCTTGAGGTAAGCGCAGTATCTGCTATCTCAGCAGACGGCACTTTTTCACCTGTCCAGGCTTCACACCTCCGAGCCAGCTAGTGAAGTGATCCACGTTTCCATGGTGAAGACGATGACACCTGGAGGTGTGGCGAAGTGTCGTCCTCACGGTAATGTCTGCCAGCCGCCATCCAGCCCCCTTACCCTCCCCCCTGTTCTCGGTCGTTTGCTTGACACAACGACTGGCAAGGGGGTCTCGGTGCGACCCTATCCTCCCATGCTTTCTCACTCCACTCCCATCCTCCCTTTCATGTCGCAAACAAAAACTCCGGATTGATGTAACTTGCTCTGGTCTCGCTGCTTTCAGCTTTCGAGAGATGTATGTCCTCATCTTGCAACGGATCTCTCCAGGAAGGGAAATCTGGTGCGACTCCCGAGGGAGATCCCAGAAGGGATGGCTACTTTTGTCGCGATGCCAGCGATCGCAGCCGTTTTCACAAGCAGACGCAAATTGAGCAGGAAATAGGTTTCTGTCAATGTTTATCGCTGTTTCTTTATAACGATTAATCAACGAACAGAAACCACAGCAGAAAGAACCCAATAAATATGACCGAGGTAGCCATGTCCAGGAGTTGAGAACTGAAGCGTTCGGAGCAGTACAGCTGGAGAACAAGAAGCACTTTGTTTCCATATTGaagagtttttttatttatttatttatttattatttatttatttatttataagttaACCTGCATAGATAGtcatttgtagatttttttcaatttttgcgAACTGGATTTTGCCATCATGTCACTGGATTAAGGTGCTAGCCTATCAAGATCGTGTCATGGGACCAGACGGTTAGAACCagaacatgtttgtttataaagcACTAAAGTGAAGAGAGACATTTGTCTCAATTTAAATGATGGAGGACAAAATGATCCAAGTATGTAAACGTCCACTCATCAACAATACGTcgtgataaaaataatgtggAAGGTGAGATCTACAATAAGCGTCCTTTATGAACATATCAAGAAGCTTGAGGATCAAAACATCCCCAACTTAGGGAAGAGTCATCGCAAGAGATTATTTCAGTATATTTGAGAGGAAAAATGGATTTCAATGAGTACAACAGTGGTAAGGTTTGAGCTGGACTCGCTCAGCACACGGCAAAAACTGTTGCTCTCCCTGCAGTATGGTGCTCCTCCATCCTGCTGGTTGTCTTCAAACTTTTCTCGAGTTGGATCAGGGCCAACAACTGGCGCCACGCACTCGACGGAAGCGGAAACACGTTCCGCATCGCCTCCGCTCGCAAGAGTTCGTCAGACGTCGCAACAGCCGCGAGAGGCGCCGCGTGAGGATCATCAACGCGGCTTTCGAGTCGCTGCGGCACCGCGTGCCGAGGCTGCAGCAGGACGCCCAGGCCTCCAAGATCAGCATCCTGCGGCAGGCCCGCCTGTACATCCTCAGTCTGACGTCCTTTCTAAACGCTGTTGACGGAGGAACGTGGGCCCACCAAACGGCCACTGACCCCGTCGCCAAGGGCAAGGTAACACCATCGTCCTCTGACATTATCGAGTCTGAAGGCAACAGAACTCGTCTGTCCTTGCTGGACACAGAAATCGAACCACACAAAGGGACTGATCAAAAAGCCTGCGTGTGGGAAGACCTCGACAGCGAAAGAGCTGCGAGTGGGGATGAAGACAGTGTCCCTTGTTCCACCTAGCTGGGGATGACGACAGCGGAGGTTTCGCATAGTCCTTGTGGCGAAAGCACGCATCTTTGCCCGAAAAGAGTCCTCGGGCGAGAGCCACCCCACAGACAGCAACACCGCAGGGGACTGCATATGCGCTCCGAGCAAGAAGACGAATTCTGGTTCCCTGCGTTGGACGGCTTCCggtgatagagagaaagaggccGGGGCAGGGGACTGACTTCCGGAAGTGCCATCGAGCACTGCTGCGAAGAGAGCAGGAGTCGACAATGCAGTCTggacaaaaaaagacaatcgAGCCGATGACTTACTCGGGAAGTGGAGGAATACGGACGTCCGTCGCAGCTGGCCTCTGGCTCCTGTTACTATCCAAAATGCCTTCGGGACGAGGGGCGGTCGCGAGGCCGATAGTGACCTTTGGCGAGACCGCCTTCCATCGCCAACCGGAAGCAGACAAGTCAGGCGACCTGGTTTCCCTCCGAAAGTGTCCATTAACGACGACGTTGTCGTAGCAACCGGCAAGCACCAGCGCAGACGTTGCAAACATGGATGGATGCCTTGCGCAGACGAAAGCAGGGGGCCGGTGGAAGTTAGAGGAGTCCTGGCGAACGCTTCTCCGACCTGCAGCTGTATCGGAGAGGTAGGCATCGCCATCACATGCAGCTCAGCACGTTATGGCATTATATCAATCTTCTCAACATGTCAGATAAGAGGagaagagggagaggaggagagctgGATGGCAGATAACTCTTGCTGTATGACATCATTAATCTGGCACACTTGAAAGAACGCAGGAGTAGTACAGGGTAATCGTCGGCcttctttgaaaaacaaaaccaagtgTCGTACAGAAAGATAGCGTAAGTATTCGCGTgctcgtgtgtgtatgtggatagagaaagagaggacaGAGATACATTTCCGAAAGGGAGCCAAATGATAGGCATTAACCCTGAGAAGAAAATCAATTTTGTGCCCTAGGCATGAACTgttataagaaaacaaaatgacattcCTGAAATTCTGGCAATGGACAGTCGACATACCAATCTAACAGgaatttattcaaaacattttcttctttgtcttctgtttttctcttttttatcttgGAATTCGTGACTCATACAAGCTAAGGTCTCATCATAAACAGTGAGGATTCTCTGACAAATGGTTGGTCAAAACTAGATCCACTTCCATCTGATGTCATtctaaaattaaacaaagaaaaacattaagaataatgatttgaaaattgtgtgcatgtgctttgCAGATAAAAAAAGTGAATACAAAGGAACTCTTGGGCAGTAAGGCCATAGTAGACCTCGAGATCCCGAAAAAATGCTGACCCTGAAAATATTAGCTCGTTCACTGTACGCTACGTGTGTTTATTGcagaatatataataattaattaataagtAACATTCATAGAACGTTTTTCCAACGATTTTCTCAAAGTTCTGTACAGAAATAATGaacagaaacaacacaaaagtCACTAACAACCATACACTCATAGTCTCATATAACAGACACCGTTCACAGGTTGATGACGATTTAAAGTTAAGCTAAGCTtcagagaaaaggaaacaaaagagaaacaagaatcAGATATAACATCTATTCGACGATGACCAATGGCAACCATTAAAGTAAAATCggcaacaaacagaaaataaagcaattaCAAGTAATAAATCaaaaaataaagctgaagaGAAACAAGAATGCAACATGCAGCTAAACGAATAAACAGAGAATATGAAAAAGAATCGCTGGAGAACAGCCTCGTTTCCAAAAAGTAATATTATTATACCTTTAAATTTTTGCTGGCACAAGTGCAGTCATTCGAGATTTTGGAAGCATACTCGAGCggtaaagaggaagaacaggCTGTTATATTGCTGCCAGACCTACTGATGCAAAGCTGCTCTACACTCAAGGTTTTGCTAGGAATGTAAATACCACGTTGGGAATGATGGAGATACTTGAAAAGAAACTCCTCCGAGATAATGGAGCTAATCTTTTGTGCGGATTGGTTTTCCAAAAGTTCATAACTTCACTAGACTGTCCGCTGTAATGTAATTTTAACTTTCTACCTctcccatctcctctctcttactttctctcgttctttttctcgttctttctttctctctggtcatacagtggtgtaggaaccgGGGAGAGTAGGGGGCAAGGGTGTCAGCAGCTGAAAGATGCTTAGGAGGCAAggatgtgaacgtcgttcactgtcagcatggttcccacccactcacccctcaaagccgagcatctttcTAAGCCAGTGTCAGATATAACTGTATCGTGTCTGATGGCGATAGATTTACTATCAAATtccaaattaattaaaaatgtccTTCTACATATAGACGTCGGCTGAC
The sequence above is a segment of the Pomacea canaliculata isolate SZHN2017 linkage group LG6, ASM307304v1, whole genome shotgun sequence genome. Coding sequences within it:
- the LOC112566027 gene encoding achaete-scute homolog 2-like, with amino-acid sequence MVLLHPAGCLQTFLELDQGQQLAPRTRRKRKHVPHRLRSQEFVRRRNSRERRRVRIINAAFESLRHRVPRLQQDAQASKISILRQARLYILSLTSFLNAVDGGTWAHQTATDPVAKGKVTPSSSDIIESEGNRTRLSLLDTEIEPHKGTDQKACVWEDLDSERAASGDEDSVPCST